From Erigeron canadensis isolate Cc75 chromosome 8, C_canadensis_v1, whole genome shotgun sequence, one genomic window encodes:
- the LOC122580600 gene encoding receptor protein-tyrosine kinase CEPR1-like: protein MGFAYKFIIVYLVILLPLPTAYEANQVDFFTRMKDSLSVGTSLMDWDDDRPACNYTGVSCDKKGYVIKIDITGWGLSGHFPENVCSLLPRLRILRVGYNKFHGDFPQSITNCSLLEELNVAFTNLTGKLPDLSPMKSLKLLDMSNNLFTGKFPISFINLINLEVVNFNENAGFNMWTLPENVSRLVNLKSMILSTCVLSGPIPKSIGNMTSLIDLELSGNFLVGPVPREIGLLRNLQQLELYYNQLVGEIPHELGNLTELFDLDMSVNKLTGTLPESICRLPKLQVLQLYNNSLTGEIPQVLENSTTLTMLSLYSNYLTGEVPRKLGRSSPLTLVDLSENNLTGELPSEVCNGGKLLYFLALGNMFSGFLPESYGKCASLIRFRVSSNRLEGKIPDGILGLPSVSIIDLSYNFFNGSIPKVIGNARNLSELFLQNNMIAGVVPSEISKAINLVKIDLSNNLLFGPIPTEIGNIKRLNLLILQGNKLTSSIPSSLSSIKSLNVLDLSRNQLTGSIPKSLCDLLPGSMNFSYNQLSGPIPTQFIKGGELESFVGNKELCISAYSYKVDQAFALCSQTSNQKKLNSFWVIIVSVGVMLIGVIIFLRRCLNRETDITKHEETWACSYFSYNVKSFHHASFNQHEIIDGMIEKNVVGHGGSGTVYKVDLSNGEVVAVKRFWSQKWKDGSSNNQQMMDRELKSEIETLSNIRHKNIIKLYCYMSSCNCNLLVYQYMPNGSLWDALHQVKCCLDWPTRHQIALGIAKGLAYLHHDLLPPIIHRDVKSTNILLDINFNPKVADFGLAKVLHGRGKDSTTTVVAGTYGYLAPEYAYTSKATTKCDVYSFGVVLMELITGKKPVEAEYGENKNIIYWISSKVETKEGAMEILDRRLSGVFKDEMIKVLRVAILCTCRTATLRPTMNEVVQMLIHTDPCGSDTCKSTNKAKETTKET from the exons ATGGGTTTTGCTTATAAGTTTATTATTGTATATCTTGTCATCTTACTTCCATTGCCAACTGCTTATGAAGCTAATCAGGTCGACTTCTTTACCCGCATGAAAGATTCTCTTTCCGTGGGTACGTCTTTAATGGACTGGGATGATGACAGACCAGCTTGCAACTACACGGGTGTAAGCTGTGATAAGAAAGGTTACGTGATCAAGATCGATATTACAGGGTGGGGGTTATCCGGTCATTTCCCTGAAAACGTATGTTCTTTATTGCCTCGTTTGAGGATTCTTCGTGTTGGGTACAACAAGTTTCATGGAGACTTCCCTCAAAGTATCACCAATTGTTCGTTATTAGAAGAACTCAACGTAGCGTTTACCAATCTCACTGGAAAATTGCCTGATTTATCCCCCATGAAATCTTTAAAGTTGCTTGATATGTCAAACAATTTATTTACAGGCAAGTTTCCAATATCATTCATAAACCTCATTAATCTTGAGGTGGTGAACTTCAATGAAAACGCGGGTTTTAACATGTGGACTCTTCCAGAGAATGTTTCAAGGCTAGTAAACCTCAAGTCAATGATCTTGAGTACTTGTGTGCTGAGTGGGCCAATTCCTAAATCAATTGGAAATATGACATCTCTTATTGATTTAGAATTGAGTGGTAATTTTCTAGTTGGTCCGGTTCCAAGAGAGATTGGTTTGCTAAGAAACTTGCAGCAGTTGGAGCTTTACTATAACCAATTAGTTGGTGAGATACCTCATGAGCTAGGAAATCTTACCGAGCTTTTTGATCTTGACATGTCGGTCAACAAGTTAACCGGAACCTTGCCAGAATCCATCTGTCGTCTACCAAAACTTCAAGTCCTGCAGCTTTACAATAACAGTCTTACTGGAGAAATCCCACAGGTTCTAGAAAACTCGACAACTTTAACCATGTTGTCCCTCTACAGCAACTACTTGACTGGTGAAGTTCCGAGAAAACTAGGCAGATCGTCACCTCTCACTCTTGTTGATTTGTCGGAAAACAATTTAACTGGAGAATTGCCGTCGGAGGTGTGCAATGGAGGTAAGTTGTTATACTTTCTAGCTCTAGGAAACATGTTTTCGGGTTTCTTACCTGAAAGTTATGGTAAATGTGCGTCCCTTATACGTTTTAGAGTTAGTTCTAACCGTTTAGAAGGGAAAATACCTGACGGCATTCTAGGACTCCCTTCGGTTTCCATTATTGATTTGAGTTACAATTTTTTCAATGGTTCGATACCTAAAGTGATAGGGAATGCTAGAAATTTGTCAGAATTGTTTCTACAGAATAATATGATCGCGGGTGTTGTGCCTTCTGAAATCTCTAAAGCAATCAACCTTGTAAAGATTGATTTGAGCAACAACTTACTGTTTGGTCCAATACCTACAGAAATTGGTAACATAAAAAGACTCAATCTTTTAATATTGCAAGGAAATAAGCTTACTTCTTCAATCCCAAGTTCACTTTCGTCGATAAAATCTTTGAATGTTCTTGATCTGTCAAGAAATCAACTCACCGGTAGCATACCCAAAAGTTTGTGTGATTTGCTTCCAGGATCCATGAACTTTTCATACAACCAACTTTCGGGACCCATACCAACGCAGTTTATTAAGGGAGGAGAGCTAGAAAGTTTTGTAGGCAATAAAGAACTATGTATATCGGCGTACTCTTACAAAGTAGATCAAGCTTTCGCTTTATGTTCACAGACTTCTAATCAAAAGAAACTTAACAGTTTTTGGGTGATTATAGTTTCGGTAGGGGTCATGTTAATTGGAGTCATTATCTTTTTACGACGATGTCTTAATAGAGAGACAGATATAACAAAACATGAAGAGACATGGGCTTGTTCATATTTTTCTTACAATGTGAAAAGCTTTCATCATGCAAGTTTCAACCAACATGAAATCATTGATGGCATGATAGAAAAGAACGTTGTGGGTCATGGCGGGTCAGGTACAGTTTACAAAGTTGATCTAAGCAATGGAGAAGTTGTTGCTGTAAAGCGCTTTTGGAGTCAGAAATGGAAAGATGGTTCTTCAAATAATCAGCAAATGATGGACAGGGAATTGAAAAGTGAGATTGAGACTTTAAGTAACATTAGGCACAAGAATATAATCAAATTGTATTGCTATATGTCAAGCTGCAATTGTAACTTGTTGGTTTATCAATACATGCCGAATGGAAGTCTTTGGGATGCACTGCATCAAGTtaaatgttgtttggattggcCAACTCGTCACCAAATTGCACTTGGTATCGCTAAAGGTCTGGCCTATCTTCACCATGATTTGCTGCCACCGATTATTCACCGCGATGTCAAGTCCACCAACATTCTTCTAGACATAAATTTCAACCCGAAAGTTGCTGATTTTGGCTTAGCTAAGGTTCTACACGGTCGAGGAAAGGACTCCACTACCACCGTTGTTGCTGGGACATACGGCTACTTAGCACCAG AGTATGCGTATACATCAAAAGCCACAACCAAGTGTGACGTGTATAGTTTTGGGGTCGTGTTGATGGAACTGATAACGGGGAAGAAGCCCGTGGAAGCAGAATATGGAGAAAACAAGAACATCATATATTGGATCTCAAGCAAAGTGGAGACAAAGGAGGGAGCAATGGAGATTCTAGACAGGAGATTGTCAGGAGTTTTTAAAGACGAAATGATAAAAGTTCTTCGTGTAGCCATTCTTTGTACGTGCAGAACGGCTACACTTCGTCCTACCATGAATGAGGTGGTTCAAATGTTGATCCACACGGATCCTTGTGGTTCGGATACTTGTAAGTCAACTAACAAGGCCAAAGAAACCACCAAAGAAACTTAA
- the LOC122610492 gene encoding E3 ubiquitin-protein ligase RNF144B-like — translation MEKQEERYRRCGSSVEQCLFYALMILLAVFIYFPRWIENLLSYCLTKCLDNIIVLLYAAVGRIAPALALVSSKYATGLKLYRATVGHKDDAEYAEELQVIEALLLPYLSSEKRSTTASVTCGICFEEQDYSQMFKNSTCSHSFCKDCTSKHATTKIYERNNAVTCPGLNCKSTLDNDKLKLILPKETLIKWDDFQCESSIPEWQKLYCPFGDCSVLLINDDYRISKIDCPVCKRSMCAVCRVPWHSEFSCWEFGTLRMTGEEDDMAVALAEKKKWKQCPNCNFFVEKAEGCVHIYNLQV, via the exons ATGGAGAAACAAGAAGAACGTTACCGGAGGTGTGGTTCAAGTGTTGAACAATGTTTATTTTATGCATTGATGATATTACTGGCTGTGTTCATATATTTTCCTCGGTGGATTGAAAATTTGCTGTCTTATTGTCTTACTAAATGCTTGGACAATATCATTGTGTTATTGTATGCCGCTGTCGGACGAATAGCTCCTGCTCTTGCTCTCGTCTCTAGCAAGTACGCAACTGGCCTTAAATTGTATCGAGCTACAG TTGGTCATAAAGACGATGCCGAGTATGCAGAGGAATTACAGGTTATAGAAGCTCTGTTATTACCATATTTGAGTTCTGAAAAAAGATCAACTACAGCAAGCGTAACGTGTGGAATCTGCTTTGAGGAACAGGATTACTCACAGATGTTTAAAAACTCAACCTGCTCTCATTCCTTTTGTAAAGACTGCACCAGCAAACACGCAACGACAAAGATATATGAACGCAATAATGCGGTTACTTGCCCTGGACTGAACTGCAAATCCACATTGGATAATGACAAGTTGAAATTAATACTTCCTAAAGAAACTCTGATTAAGTGGGATGATTTTCAATGTGAATCCTCGATTCCTGAATGGCAAAAACTGTACTGCCCGTTTGGTGACTGTTCTGTTCTACTAATTAACGATGACTACAGAATTTCAAAAATTGATTGTCCAGTGTGCAAACGGTCTATGTGTGCGGTCTGTCGGGTCCCATGGCATTCTGAGTTCAGTTGCTGGGAGTTTGGGACGCTTAGGATGACAGGTGAAGAGGACGATATGGCAGTGGCACTTGCTGAGAAGAAGAAGTGGAAACAGTGTCCAAACTGCAACTTCTTTGTGGAAAAAGCCGAGGGATGTGTGCATATATATAACCTGCAGGTGTAA